The following are encoded in a window of Methylicorpusculum oleiharenae genomic DNA:
- a CDS encoding DUF3150 domain-containing protein, with amino-acid sequence MTQANIILDHVVLVKVDATIYGARKKLKKEDLVLADGSKLPPEDLASLGSKRLLDPDKLTVFNRLKKEAERICLRVGTRFLGGFAVPVESAASITAELERIALDFAAAKTEFIAGYDAAVTDWVVRHPEFAGIIEKAVDSVEFVLTRLSFDYLVVSIALPESLPEKEIERLESKIGSLSGQLFHEIAVDANLLVEQSLLGKEQVTRSALRPIKRIRDKLDGLGFLDHRVAPIVSTIDDLLARIPNKGAIEGSILQEILATAMLLSDPDKTRRHGEGLLVAQPPVDDEEVIEYAEPEPSAVLVIPTAPTPVITETASNTPDFTDLFEGIFDDEFEAESTADDWALEVLLDKSQTD; translated from the coding sequence GTGACACAAGCTAATATCATTCTGGACCATGTGGTCTTGGTAAAAGTGGACGCCACTATCTACGGCGCCCGTAAGAAACTGAAAAAAGAAGACCTGGTGCTGGCCGACGGTAGCAAACTACCACCGGAGGACTTAGCCAGCTTAGGGTCTAAACGTTTGCTCGATCCCGATAAGCTGACAGTATTTAACCGCCTGAAGAAGGAAGCCGAACGCATTTGTTTGCGGGTTGGTACTCGCTTTTTGGGCGGTTTTGCCGTACCGGTCGAATCGGCCGCCAGTATTACCGCGGAACTCGAGCGTATTGCGCTGGATTTTGCCGCGGCTAAAACCGAGTTTATTGCCGGTTACGATGCGGCGGTAACAGACTGGGTGGTTCGCCATCCGGAGTTTGCCGGCATCATCGAAAAAGCGGTGGATTCGGTGGAGTTTGTCTTAACGCGGTTGTCGTTCGATTACCTGGTGGTGTCGATCGCTTTGCCGGAGAGTCTGCCCGAGAAAGAGATCGAGCGACTGGAAAGCAAGATTGGCTCACTGAGTGGACAGCTGTTCCATGAAATCGCGGTGGACGCCAATTTGTTGGTTGAGCAATCACTCTTAGGCAAGGAGCAAGTGACGCGCAGTGCGTTACGTCCGATCAAGCGTATCCGCGACAAGTTGGATGGCCTGGGCTTTCTGGATCATCGGGTGGCACCGATCGTCAGCACCATCGACGATTTGCTGGCGAGAATCCCTAACAAAGGCGCCATTGAAGGCAGTATTTTGCAGGAGATCCTGGCTACGGCCATGCTGTTGTCCGATCCGGATAAAACTCGGCGGCACGGTGAAGGCTTGTTGGTGGCTCAACCGCCTGTTGATGATGAAGAAGTCATCGAATACGCGGAGCCCGAGCCATCAGCAGTACTCGTCATACCAACAGCACCAACGCCGGTCATCACTGAAACCGCTTCAAACACTCCCGATTTTACCGATCTGTTTGAAGGTATCTTTGATGATGAATTTGAAGCGGAGTCGACAGCGGATGACTGGGCGCTTGAGGTCTTGCTGGATAAAAGTCAGACCGATTAG
- a CDS encoding VWA domain-containing protein, protein MKNRTLHNAFPIVAAAIGNRFGIKVSVGGDQAFTDGRSIQLPAYEGDDPDYQEVAWGLLAHEAAHIRYSDFTLHYGNSVLRRRLCNAIEDVRIEHELAKDFPGTRLTIRTVIEKMIVKGDFVANSIDDHPANILYSFVLKSLRARVLGQTALVPLVEQTEVALKAKYPKGAVTRLKGLLSEVPEELQSESDCLQLTDRILTMIEQEFEQERQRNKAQPSADEDTSPESDETDQDEESEDSNGSDAQEEMERDERLPNDSVDDLSSESSGNDDANPENPDDETKSVSNSTSSNLQMDDEDVTEILDPMGVLETLLSAGDSDIEQDLFESLKSALSLAAENVSELLMPSDHEPPMDERAGTFLLRKVQSESGKIRAALQGLVQSQALNRWQHACRGRRMDGKRLHRLPLGETKLFQRKQAKSAPNTAIHLLLDKSESMGYQVTDSQGQPIGLRMPIALEATLALALAFEGIPGVNPGVTAFPGHQDDSVFRLLAHGQRVNARTGAFSLAASGSTPMTEALWFGAASLLRCREPRKVLMVMTDGQPNDTLSTLELLQRCRDSGIETIGIGLGLDVSHLFPIAITINDLSELRAQLFNLSKAVLLAA, encoded by the coding sequence ATGAAAAATAGAACTTTACACAACGCATTTCCCATTGTCGCGGCCGCCATTGGCAATCGCTTTGGCATCAAAGTCAGCGTTGGGGGCGATCAAGCTTTTACCGATGGCCGGTCGATTCAACTACCGGCCTATGAGGGTGACGATCCGGATTATCAGGAGGTTGCCTGGGGACTTTTAGCCCATGAAGCGGCGCATATTCGCTATTCGGATTTTACGCTTCACTATGGCAATTCAGTCTTACGGAGACGGTTATGTAATGCGATTGAAGATGTGCGCATCGAGCACGAACTGGCCAAAGACTTTCCGGGTACGCGGCTGACAATACGCACGGTGATTGAAAAGATGATTGTTAAAGGCGACTTTGTGGCCAACAGCATTGATGATCATCCGGCCAACATTTTGTACAGCTTTGTCTTGAAAAGCTTGCGTGCCCGGGTACTGGGTCAAACAGCCTTAGTGCCGTTGGTCGAGCAAACCGAAGTGGCATTGAAGGCGAAGTATCCGAAAGGTGCCGTAACGCGGTTGAAAGGATTGTTGTCGGAAGTGCCGGAAGAATTGCAATCCGAGTCCGATTGTTTGCAGTTGACCGATCGTATTCTGACCATGATTGAACAGGAATTCGAGCAAGAGCGGCAGCGTAATAAGGCCCAGCCATCGGCAGATGAGGACACGTCACCTGAATCGGATGAGACCGATCAGGACGAAGAATCAGAAGACTCGAATGGCTCGGATGCCCAGGAAGAAATGGAACGCGATGAACGGTTACCCAACGACAGTGTCGACGATCTGTCTTCAGAATCGTCGGGTAATGATGATGCGAATCCTGAAAATCCTGACGATGAAACGAAATCAGTTTCCAATAGTACTTCATCCAACCTGCAAATGGATGATGAAGATGTTACGGAGATTCTCGACCCGATGGGCGTCTTGGAAACCCTGTTGTCCGCCGGAGACAGTGACATCGAACAGGATTTATTCGAATCGCTGAAATCGGCGTTGTCGTTGGCGGCGGAAAATGTATCGGAATTGCTGATGCCCAGTGACCACGAGCCGCCGATGGATGAGCGAGCCGGGACTTTTTTGCTGCGCAAGGTGCAAAGCGAATCGGGGAAAATCCGCGCCGCTTTGCAAGGCTTGGTGCAATCGCAAGCTCTGAACCGCTGGCAACACGCCTGTCGTGGACGGCGTATGGATGGCAAGCGTTTACACCGTTTGCCACTCGGCGAAACCAAGTTGTTCCAGCGCAAACAAGCTAAATCAGCACCCAATACGGCCATCCATCTGTTACTCGATAAATCCGAAAGCATGGGTTATCAAGTGACCGATAGCCAAGGTCAACCCATAGGATTGCGGATGCCGATTGCGTTGGAAGCCACCTTGGCGCTGGCTTTGGCTTTTGAAGGGATTCCGGGGGTAAATCCTGGCGTCACTGCGTTTCCGGGGCATCAGGATGATTCGGTGTTCCGCTTGCTAGCGCATGGCCAACGCGTCAATGCCCGAACCGGTGCCTTTTCGCTGGCCGCTTCTGGTAGCACGCCGATGACTGAGGCGCTTTGGTTTGGCGCCGCATCGCTGTTGCGTTGCCGGGAACCGCGCAAAGTGTTGATGGTGATGACCGATGGTCAGCCCAACGACACTTTGAGCACGCTGGAACTTTTACAACGCTGCCGGGATAGTGGTATTGAAACGATAGGTATAGGTTTGGGCTTGGATGTCAGCCATCTGTTCCCGATTGCCATCACCATTAACGATCTATCAGAGCTGAGAGCACAATTGTTCAATCTGTCGAAAGCGGTGTTGTTGGCAGCGTAA
- a CDS encoding flagellar transcriptional regulator FlhD gives MSTLEQDLAQLNFEYLMLAREAVRSNALEAAWRFGLNQKQLAVMETLTVEKIRELAGNSRAIIRLLPLQTPQHMSPAVHSALLLPTHATSEEV, from the coding sequence ATGTCGACTTTGGAGCAGGATCTCGCCCAACTGAATTTTGAATATCTGATGCTGGCCCGCGAAGCAGTTCGCAGTAATGCCTTGGAAGCCGCCTGGCGTTTTGGCCTGAATCAGAAACAGCTGGCTGTGATGGAGACTCTGACTGTGGAAAAGATTCGGGAATTGGCAGGTAACAGTCGGGCCATCATTCGGTTATTGCCGCTACAGACCCCTCAGCATATGTCACCGGCTGTGCATAGCGCATTGTTGCTGCCCACCCATGCTACTTCGGAGGAGGTCTAA
- a CDS encoding FlhC family transcriptional regulator, with product MYRLPTETKLPDYLHTLSMANQLVLLGVRPPIIQHLCGIGRKVAIRLYKEAHHGSSKSGLLPYDSYWISRSSLNALHASIFMGIFADITPLECQNPVQATRLMTAYALYSEVVGRVINHTRLDVSHDHGRLLDINRAWHLIQQFNSRESRLLQCGRCQSRHLVLNTLPKFYQRCPICEVWAEKNSRRHKAAYLGWPPAQAMNARISTT from the coding sequence ATGTATCGGTTACCCACAGAAACAAAGTTGCCTGATTATTTACACACCCTGTCTATGGCTAACCAACTCGTTTTATTAGGCGTAAGGCCGCCAATTATTCAGCATCTGTGTGGCATAGGCCGCAAAGTGGCGATCCGCCTTTACAAGGAAGCCCATCACGGCTCATCTAAATCGGGCCTGTTGCCGTACGATTCTTATTGGATTTCGCGATCCTCCTTGAACGCACTGCATGCCTCCATTTTCATGGGTATTTTTGCTGACATCACTCCGCTCGAATGTCAGAACCCTGTCCAGGCCACCCGGTTAATGACTGCGTATGCGTTGTATAGCGAGGTAGTTGGGCGGGTTATAAATCACACTAGATTAGACGTTAGCCATGATCACGGTAGGCTGCTGGATATAAACCGTGCCTGGCATCTGATTCAGCAATTTAATAGCCGTGAAAGTCGGCTATTGCAATGCGGACGCTGTCAATCCCGCCATTTAGTGCTGAATACACTGCCTAAATTTTACCAACGCTGCCCAATTTGTGAGGTTTGGGCTGAAAAAAACAGTCGCCGCCACAAGGCGGCCTATCTGGGCTGGCCACCCGCTCAAGCCATGAATGCACGGATATCGACAACTTAG
- a CDS encoding STAS-like domain-containing protein has protein sequence MYVVIKHLTKLKTPQACHGKQLAQRARECFLQNECLTLDFEAVESIAAGFFQEAIFTLLTEFGADVLKSKLQVVNMSPALEAIMQEALTHVDEYVDRLMTRQQEVVDQELYDLNLAWLVKVRATARENALQASLIMGIADEELRLAVANLSMDEMQILARSGCLCFAPRFTPQFIQGFGRRRYDRVDLLLALTAG, from the coding sequence ATGTATGTCGTTATTAAGCACCTCACGAAACTGAAAACACCCCAAGCCTGCCATGGCAAGCAATTGGCACAGCGGGCGCGAGAATGTTTTCTGCAAAACGAATGCCTGACGCTGGATTTTGAAGCGGTCGAATCCATCGCCGCAGGTTTTTTTCAGGAAGCTATTTTCACGCTGCTCACCGAATTCGGGGCTGACGTCCTGAAAAGCAAATTGCAGGTGGTCAATATGAGTCCTGCTCTTGAGGCGATCATGCAGGAGGCCTTAACCCATGTGGATGAGTATGTTGATCGATTGATGACCCGGCAACAGGAAGTGGTTGATCAAGAACTCTATGACCTCAATCTGGCTTGGCTAGTAAAGGTGCGCGCCACCGCCCGAGAAAATGCCCTACAAGCCTCGTTGATCATGGGGATTGCCGATGAAGAGTTGCGATTGGCAGTGGCAAATTTGTCCATGGACGAGATGCAGATCCTGGCCCGATCAGGCTGTTTATGTTTTGCGCCACGCTTTACACCCCAATTTATTCAGGGGTTCGGGCGGCGGCGCTATGACCGGGTGGATTTGTTGCTGGCTCTCACTGCCGGATAA
- a CDS encoding FlhC family transcriptional regulator: MLDNYKQQSLAIELIKRKARITTIQKATGLSVKWLRQAFREYHGYSARSGNDKQSIEALTRTNRQYKEVTLFAVCYQASEMINHDGHIQNIIQAFDVYKMLCPSSRLDFADAVMVSKDLKDQKIQLTNCPNCGAVVLIGARESYPEKCTVCRRVMS, translated from the coding sequence ATGTTAGATAATTACAAGCAACAAAGCCTGGCAATCGAACTCATTAAGCGAAAAGCCCGCATTACCACGATTCAGAAAGCAACGGGGTTATCGGTCAAGTGGCTTCGGCAAGCATTTCGTGAATACCATGGCTATTCAGCCCGTTCAGGTAATGACAAGCAATCCATCGAAGCCTTGACGCGGACTAACAGACAGTACAAAGAAGTCACCCTTTTTGCTGTTTGCTATCAGGCCAGTGAAATGATTAATCACGACGGCCACATCCAAAATATTATTCAAGCCTTTGATGTATATAAGATGCTATGTCCGTCAAGTCGGCTAGATTTTGCAGATGCTGTAATGGTGAGTAAAGATTTGAAAGATCAAAAAATCCAACTGACTAACTGCCCGAATTGCGGTGCTGTTGTTTTGATTGGAGCAAGAGAAAGTTACCCAGAAAAATGCACGGTATGTAGGAGAGTGATGTCATGA
- a CDS encoding tyrosine-type recombinase/integrase yields the protein MPKRSKDGLFKRGDSQFWWISFVDGSGKRTRRSAQTKDRKEAEALLAKFKLEAHQERVWGRPSQDDQKEFSFDEILLLYIKAKAVDARVKSTAKNLYRFFSGKAMSEIDDLEVKSYIRARLKEGVAAGTVNKEIGLFSAAINFSNSEYGSELKNPVTGKKLQEPEGVVRWITTEEAGRLIDAARTITKAPWLVDFIRLALNTGCRAGELLGLEWSRIDLANGFFILEAEHQKNRRRSSVPINAEASAALLSRAEFIKTHCPSSPWVFCRKDGNPLQSLKKSWATACKLAGIENFRIHDQRHTFASWLVMEDVPLYTVSKVLRHSTVKMTEKYAHLNPQNLKDAVRVLDSKSRFSHVSPQKGCE from the coding sequence ATGCCAAAGCGTAGCAAAGATGGTTTGTTCAAGCGGGGAGACTCGCAATTTTGGTGGATCAGCTTCGTCGATGGAAGCGGCAAGCGAACTCGCAGAAGTGCTCAAACTAAAGACAGAAAAGAAGCGGAAGCACTCTTAGCCAAATTCAAACTTGAGGCTCATCAAGAGCGAGTTTGGGGGAGACCAAGTCAAGATGACCAGAAAGAATTTAGTTTCGATGAAATCTTGCTGTTGTATATCAAAGCTAAGGCCGTTGATGCAAGAGTTAAGTCGACCGCTAAAAATCTTTACCGTTTTTTTTCTGGTAAAGCAATGTCTGAAATTGATGACCTTGAAGTAAAATCGTATATTCGGGCTAGGCTTAAAGAAGGCGTTGCAGCCGGGACAGTCAATAAAGAAATTGGTTTGTTTTCAGCTGCAATTAATTTTTCTAATTCTGAGTATGGATCGGAGCTAAAAAATCCAGTTACGGGTAAAAAGCTGCAAGAACCTGAAGGTGTCGTTCGTTGGATTACAACAGAAGAGGCGGGACGGTTAATTGATGCGGCCAGGACCATTACTAAAGCACCTTGGTTAGTAGATTTTATACGTTTAGCTTTGAATACAGGATGTAGGGCAGGAGAATTGCTTGGACTTGAATGGTCCCGAATTGATTTGGCAAATGGTTTTTTTATTCTTGAAGCTGAGCATCAGAAAAATCGGAGACGTAGCAGCGTTCCGATAAATGCTGAGGCATCAGCCGCTTTGTTATCTAGAGCTGAATTTATAAAAACTCATTGTCCCAGTAGTCCATGGGTATTTTGCCGAAAAGATGGAAATCCATTACAGAGTCTAAAAAAATCTTGGGCAACTGCATGTAAACTGGCTGGGATAGAGAATTTCAGAATTCATGATCAACGACATACTTTTGCGAGTTGGTTGGTCATGGAGGATGTACCTCTTTACACGGTTAGTAAAGTGCTCAGACATAGCACTGTAAAAATGACTGAGAAGTATGCGCATCTTAATCCTCAGAATCTTAAGGATGCAGTGAGGGTTTTGGATTCAAAGTCACGTTTTAGTCACGTTTCCCCTCAAAAGGGATGTGAATAA
- a CDS encoding flagellar brake protein, whose protein sequence is MSNFNENPKFVTQPDKIASILCAIQIQNCLCTLSVQGQKKGLLTSIIEVNKEQHLLVLDEINSAELSTFLQSAHKIKLSTYLNGVHLAFLLTLTAVKKPGSDMLHYSTPFPERIYYPQRRTSPRVVTDTLTITWPAAKNKFLVHGEVIDISRGGMSFRLAAEENSVQAGDTLRNCHLNLPIGYEMVFTLVIRSVKTERNTVYIGGYFVNLSPQGKNKLDFFIAALEREIIRKRKNPDLNL, encoded by the coding sequence GTGTCAAATTTCAATGAAAATCCAAAGTTCGTAACTCAACCGGATAAAATAGCCAGCATCCTATGCGCCATCCAAATTCAGAATTGCCTATGCACTTTATCTGTGCAGGGTCAAAAGAAAGGACTCTTAACCTCAATCATTGAAGTCAATAAAGAACAACACCTTCTCGTTCTGGATGAAATCAATTCTGCAGAACTCAGCACATTTCTTCAATCCGCGCATAAAATAAAGCTTTCAACTTATTTAAACGGCGTTCATTTAGCCTTTCTCCTGACGTTGACCGCAGTCAAAAAGCCCGGCAGTGATATGCTTCATTATTCCACGCCCTTTCCTGAACGGATCTATTACCCGCAACGCAGAACTTCACCCAGAGTCGTCACTGATACATTAACCATCACATGGCCCGCGGCGAAAAACAAATTTTTAGTTCATGGCGAGGTAATCGATATTTCCAGAGGCGGCATGTCATTCCGCCTGGCCGCAGAAGAGAATAGCGTTCAAGCAGGCGACACCTTAAGAAACTGCCACTTAAACTTGCCGATTGGCTATGAGATGGTCTTTACTTTAGTTATTCGTTCAGTCAAAACCGAGCGAAACACTGTTTATATAGGTGGCTATTTTGTAAACCTCTCGCCTCAAGGCAAAAACAAGCTGGACTTTTTCATCGCTGCTCTGGAGCGCGAAATCATAAGAAAACGAAAGAATCCCGATTTAAACCTGTGA